One window of Metopolophium dirhodum isolate CAU chromosome 3, ASM1992520v1, whole genome shotgun sequence genomic DNA carries:
- the LOC132940380 gene encoding histone H2A-like has translation MSGRGKAGKSKGGKSKTRSSRAGLQFPVGRIHRLLRKGNYAERVGAGAPVYLAAVMEYLAAEVLELAGNAARDNKKSRIIPRHLQLAIRNDEELNKLLSGVTIAQGGVLPNIQAVLLPKKTEKKA, from the coding sequence ATGAGCGGACGCGGCAAAGCAGGAAAATCGAAGGGAGGCAAATCCAAGACCAGGTCGTCCCGCGCCGGACTCCAGTTCCCGGTCGGTCGTATCCATCGTCTGTTGAGAAAAGGAAACTACGCCGAACGTGTCGGAGCCGGAGCACCGGTATACCTGGCCGCCGTCATGGAGTACTTGGCAGCTGAAGTTTTGGAGTTGGCCGGTAACGCCGCCCGTGACAACAAGAAGTCTCGTATCATCCCCAGACATTTGCAATTGGCCATCAGGAACGACGAGGAGTTGAACAAATTGTTGTCCGGAGTAACCATCGCTCAAGGCGGTGTGTTGCCCAACATCCAAGCCGTGCTCTTGCCCAAGAAGACCGAGAAGAAGGCCTAA
- the LOC132940371 gene encoding histone H4-like, whose product MVPIGGSVSRETVKRDCDLKKSISQRSVHIRASCPTLFPTFKMTGRGKGGKGLGKGGAKRHRKVLRDNIQGITKPAIRRLARRGGVKRISGLIYEETRGVLKVFLENVIRDAVTYTEHAKRKTVTAMDVVYALKRQGRTLYGFGG is encoded by the coding sequence ATGGTTCCGATTGGTGGTTCGGTGTCGAGAGAAACGGTTAAAAGGGACTGCGACCTGAAGAAAAGTATCAGTCAACGTTCAGTTCACATCCGAGCAAGTTGTCCAACACTATTTCCAACATTCAAAATGACAGGACGAGGCAAAGGAGGAAAAGGTCTGGGAAAAGGAGGCGCGAAACGTCATCGTAAAGTGCTCCGTGATAACATCCAGGGAATCACCAAGCCCGCTATCCGTCGGTTGGCTCGCCGAGGCGGTGTTAAACGTATTTCCGGTTTGATCTACGAAGAGACCCGCGGAGTTCTGAAGGTATTCCTGGAAAACGTGATCCGTGACGCAGTCACATACACCGAGCACGCCAAGAGGAAGACCGTCACCGCCATGGACGTCGTGTACGCTCTCAAACGACAAGGTCGTACTCTGTACGGTTTCGGAGGTTAA